A portion of the Mustela erminea isolate mMusErm1 chromosome 19, mMusErm1.Pri, whole genome shotgun sequence genome contains these proteins:
- the LOC116578829 gene encoding serine/arginine-rich splicing factor 4-like, which translates to MDKGRERGEWGQKVSRSGGKVRIEKGLTDKIAPAWNEKKVQGEEKARGEGTASGEERSRGKVRLSKENGRGSPRGRGEGQAREEQLSKDRGNRGMDKGRVEEQGQSPERGRGKEGKPTEELAPGEKQGRGQGKGRGVEKVWASEPEKGEARYRTRYQGRARARRKGRFEENWGDGTRSGGGARCRCKCKCTTRENSRSGENRWGTVKARNRTGDPVKSRGGMQSRGGAKNKYGARLRCEARRRGETRSRGVSRSNSRGGNWSKTRGGVQKRSRCSVWVKGEIWSRSGTRSKSRAGARSKSGGGARSKCRGGARSRSKSKSKSKSKSKGGARSLSRVGARSRGWATRRNLVGCLKVAPGRSLAGRC; encoded by the exons ATGGACAAGGGTCGTGAAAGGGGAGAGTGGGGCCAAAAGGTGTCGCGGTCCGGGGGAAAGGTGAGGATTGAGAAGGGGCTGACCGACAAGATAGCGCCCGCGTGGAACGAGAAAAAGGTGCAGGGCGAGGAGAAGGCGCGGGGCGAGGGGACAGCCAGTGGCGAGGAGAGATCCCGAGGCAAAGTGAGGTTATCTAAGGAGAATGGGCGTGGTTCTCCGAGGGGGCGAGGTGAGGGGCAGGCTCGAGAAGAACAGCTCTCCAAAGACCGGGGGAATAGGGGGATGGACAAGGGGCGGGTCGAAGAACAAGGACAGAGCCCGGAACGGGGGCGGGGCAAGGAAGGGAAACCGACCGAGGAGCTTGCTCCAGGCGAGAAACAGGGGCGGGGACAGGGAAAGGGGCGGGGCGTGGAGAAAGTCTGGGCTTCGGAACCCGAGAAGGGGGAGGCTAGATACAGGACCCGGTACCAGGGCAGGGCCCGGGCCAGGAGAAAGGGGAGATTCGAAGAGAATTGGGGGGACGGGACAAGAAGTGGGGGCGGAGCCAGGTGCAGGTGCAAGTGCAAGTGCACGACCAGAGAGAATAGCAGGTCTGGGGAAAATAGGTGGGGCACAGTCAAAGCCAGAAACAGAACGGGAGACCCTGTGAAGAGTAGGGGCGGGATGCAGAGCAGAGGCGGAGCAAAGAACAAGTATGGGGCAAGGTTAAGGTGTGAGGCGAGGAGGCGGGGCGAAACTAGGAGCAGGGGCGTGTCCAGGAGCAACAGTAGAGGAGGGAACTGGAGTAAAACTAGAGGCGGGGTTCAGAAGAGGAGCAGGTGCAGCGTCTGGGTCAAGGGCGAAATCTGGAGCAGGAGCGGAACCCGGAGCAAGAGCAGGGCGGGGGCCAGAAGCAAgagcgggggcggggccaggagcAAGTGCAGGGGCGGGGCCAGGAG CAGGAgcaagagcaagagcaagagcaagagcaagagcaaGGGTGGGGCCAGAAGTCTGAGTAGAGTTGGGGCCAGGAGTAGGGGTTGGGCGACGCGCCGAAACTTGGTAGGCTGTCTGAAGGTGGCTCCCGGGCGCAGTCTGGCTGGCAGGTGTTGA